CTGGTCGATGGCGATGTGGTCGACCGCACCAATCTGCAAAGGCAGGTCATTCATTTCACGCCGGATATTGGCAAACCGAAAGTTCTTTCCGCTCAGGAAAAAATCGCACAGATCAACCCGGAAGTTAAAGTAAAAACGTATCATACTCTGGCGCGCGCGCAAAATATTTTAGACTTGATTCAGGATTATGATTTTATTATTGACGGTACGGATAATTTTCCGGCCAAATTTCTAATTAACGATGCCTGCGTGCTGGCCGGCAAGCCTTTTTCACACGGCGGCATACTGCGTTTTGACGGCCAGACCATGACACATTTGCCAGGCACGGCCTGCTACCGCTGTGTTTTTAACGCGCCGCCGCCCAAAGATCTGGTGCCGACCTGCGCGCAGGCCGGCGTGCTGGGCGCGGTGGCCGGTATGCTGGGCACGATCCAGGCGGCGGAGGCCTTAAAATATCTGACCGGCGCCGGAGAATTGTTGACGGACAAACTTTTGGTCTTTGACGCGCTGACGATGAATTACCGCACGGTAAAAATTAAGCGCAATGAAAATTGTCCGCTCTGCGGCCGGCAGCCGTCTATCACGGAACTCCAGGATGAAGAACAGCCGGTCTGCGAGTTGAAACCTAAAAAAGGCTGACCCGATGCTGACTATTGGCCGAAAATTAATCGAAGAAATTTACGCGCATGGTTTTGCCGAAGCGCCGCTGGAAGCCTGCGGCTATCTGGTCGGGCGGGACGGCGTGGCCGCTAAATACTATCCGATGACCAATACCGATCAGAGCGCCGAGCATTTTTCGCTTGACCCGCAGGAACAGTTCGCGGTGGCTAAGGACGCGCGGCAGAGAGGGCTGCAGATCCTCGCGGTGGCGCACACCCACCCGGCCAGTCCGGCGCGTCCTTCACCGGAAGATATTCGTCTGGCCTATGATCCCCATATTTTGTATGTGATCTATTCACTGCTGGAGCCGCCGGTTATCAAAGCTTTTCGCATCCGGCAGGGCGCGGTGAGCGAGGAGGAAATCCATGCCGGAGCTTGACACCGCGGAGTTAAAAAAAGTCGGCACGATACAGCAGCGCGACAAGGAATATTTTGTGCTGCGTTTGCGGCTGGCCGGCGGCAACACCAATTCCGCCGATCTGCGGACGGTAGCGGAGATCGCCAGCAAATACGGCCGCGACGCTGTTCATCTTTCTACGCGGCAAGGTATAGAGATACCTTACGTGCCGGCGGACAAAGTTCTGGAGGCACGGCAGGCACTGGAAGATGCCGGACTCAAAATGGGCGCCTGCGGCCCGCGCATCAGAGTGGTGGTAGCCTGTCAGGGCAAGGATATCTGCAAATGGGGCATTATTGACACCAAATCTATCGCCCGCCGGCTCGACGCGGAATATTTCGGACAGGACACGCCGCATAAATTTAAATTTGGCGTGACGGGTTGTCCGCACAACTGCGCCAAGGCTTCGGAAAACGACGTCGGCATTATGGGCGGCATTCGGCCGGAATGGCAGCCGGAAAATTGCACGCGCTGCGGTCTATGTGTGAGCGTCTGTCCGACGCAGGCCATTGTTCAGGACGGCGCGAAATTTACGCTGAACGAGGAAAAGTGTCTTTATTGTTCTATCTGCACCGCGCTGTGTCCGCAAAACAGCTGGCGGCGCAAAGCCGAGGGGTATCTGCTGACCATCGGCGGCACGATGGGCAAACAGCAGCGTTTGGGCGATAAACTGACCGGCCTGCTGACCGACCTGGAAACAGTTTATATATTAATCAAAAAGATAGTGGAATATTACCGGCAAAACGGCCGCAAGCGTGAGCGTTTTGGCCAGACTATTGACCGCCTCGGTTTGGCGCGAGTGCGCGAGGAGCTGTTAGATGGATTTTCCAATTAGTAAAAGTCTTGATCTAAGCGGCGTGACCTGCCCTTTAAATTTTGTCAAAACCAAAGCGGCTCTGGCGCAAATCCAATCCGGCGAATATTTGGAAGTGCTGCTGGATGAAGGCGAACCGCTGCTCAATGTGCCGCGCAGTCTTAAAGACGAAGGACATACTATAGTGCGGGTCACGCCACAGGACACACAGTTCAAACTGATCGTGCGCAAGGCTTAAAATTATGTTTCTGCCGGTCGGCCTAAATCTTAAAAACAAAAAAATTCTGATCGTGGGCGCGGGCGCGGCAACGGCGCAAAAGATCCGCGCCTTAAAAAAGTATCAGGCACGGATCACGCTGCTGGCGCCAGAGATAAAATTTCCGACGCGGTATAAAAAACTAAAAAAAACTTACGCGCCGGCGGATCTGGCTGGCTATGCTTTGGTCTATGCCTGCACTAATGACCGGAAATTAAATAAGCAAATCGCCGTGGACGCGCGCCGCCGGAATATTTTAGTTAATGTCTGTGATGCTCCGCAATATTCGGATTTTATTTCTCCCGCGATCTACAAACGGGGGATCATGAGCGCCGCGGTATTTTCCGACGGACGGAATGTGCGCCGCAGTCTGGCCTGGCGGGAGAAGATCGGTAAAATTTTTCAGAAAGGATAATTTTAAGACCCGATGATTATCTGCAAAGGCCGCGATCTGCAATTTAGTCTAGAACAACGCGAGGATTATCTGCGGATCTTGCAGCCCGACTCGAAACATTATGTCACGTTATTCACCTGCGACCGTGTGGAATTGTACGAAGGCTCCGGCGCGGCGCATCCAGACACGGCCGGACATTTATTCCGCGTAACAGCCGGACTGGAATCAGCTTTGCTCGGCGAGACCGCTATTCAGGGACAGGTCAAGCGGGCTTATTTGGCGGCGCAGGCGCGCGGCTTGCCCGCAGAAATGCATCGCCTATTCCAAAACGCTCTGCGCGTAGGCAAGAGAGTGCGTACCGAGACCGCTCTTTCCCGCGGCGCGATGTCGCGCGGCCAAACTGTGCTGGAAGCGATCGTTGATTTAAAAATAGACTTGAGCCGCTCGCGCATTTTAGTTATCGGCGTTAATAATCTAAATAAGACTGTCGTGAAATATTTAGTCCGGCGCGGCGCTAAAACTATTTTTCTGGCCAATCGTTCTTATACCAAAGCCTTAGCGTGGAGCAGAGAATTGAATTGTCAGGCGTTTAGACTAGCTGCTCTGCCGCGGCTGGCCGCGCGGTCAGATATTATTATTTCCGCGACCGCCGCGCCGCATTTGATCCTGCAGGCGGAGCAGTTTGCCGCCAGACAGCCGGTAATTATTTTTGATCTGGCCGTGCCCAGAGATATTGATCCGGCTATTGGCCGGCTGCCCAACATCACTTTGTACAACAATGAGGATATTGAAAAAATTATCCGCGCCAAGCAAAATAATCGCGCCGCGGAGATAGCGGCGGCAGAGAAAATTATTCAGGAAGAACTGGTTAAATTTTATGGTTAGATTAGTAATTGCTTCCCGTAATAGTCCGCTAGCTCTGAAACAAGTGGAGGAAGTTTTCAGTTTCCTGCCCGGCGTAAAATATCGTCTGCTGGCCGCTACCAGCTATGGCGACAAGCACAAAAATATTTCTCTGCTGGACGCGCCGCCTCCGGATATTTTTACCAGAGAGCTGGACGAGATTATCCTGCGCGGCCAGGCAGACGCGGCTGTACATTCCGCCAAAGATCTGCCATATCCTTTGCCGGACGGCCTGACCGTAGCGGCGCTGCTGCCAGCCGGGGATCAACGCGACGCGCTGGTGAGCCAAAATAATTTACCTTTGCGCAAATTGCCACGCGGCGCGGCAGTCGGCACCAGCT
This genomic stretch from Candidatus Margulisiibacteriota bacterium harbors:
- a CDS encoding 4Fe-4S binding protein, whose amino-acid sequence is MPELDTAELKKVGTIQQRDKEYFVLRLRLAGGNTNSADLRTVAEIASKYGRDAVHLSTRQGIEIPYVPADKVLEARQALEDAGLKMGACGPRIRVVVACQGKDICKWGIIDTKSIARRLDAEYFGQDTPHKFKFGVTGCPHNCAKASENDVGIMGGIRPEWQPENCTRCGLCVSVCPTQAIVQDGAKFTLNEEKCLYCSICTALCPQNSWRRKAEGYLLTIGGTMGKQQRLGDKLTGLLTDLETVYILIKKIVEYYRQNGRKRERFGQTIDRLGLARVREELLDGFSN
- a CDS encoding sulfurtransferase TusA family protein, with the protein product MDFPISKSLDLSGVTCPLNFVKTKAALAQIQSGEYLEVLLDEGEPLLNVPRSLKDEGHTIVRVTPQDTQFKLIVRKA
- the moeB gene encoding molybdopterin-synthase adenylyltransferase MoeB, whose protein sequence is MNFTDEQLERYSRHIILKNVGIEGQEKICAGKVLIIGTGGLGAPAALYLAAAGVGVIGLVDGDVVDRTNLQRQVIHFTPDIGKPKVLSAQEKIAQINPEVKVKTYHTLARAQNILDLIQDYDFIIDGTDNFPAKFLINDACVLAGKPFSHGGILRFDGQTMTHLPGTACYRCVFNAPPPKDLVPTCAQAGVLGAVAGMLGTIQAAEALKYLTGAGELLTDKLLVFDALTMNYRTVKIKRNENCPLCGRQPSITELQDEEQPVCELKPKKG
- a CDS encoding M67 family metallopeptidase — encoded protein: MLTIGRKLIEEIYAHGFAEAPLEACGYLVGRDGVAAKYYPMTNTDQSAEHFSLDPQEQFAVAKDARQRGLQILAVAHTHPASPARPSPEDIRLAYDPHILYVIYSLLEPPVIKAFRIRQGAVSEEEIHAGA
- a CDS encoding NAD(P)-dependent oxidoreductase: MFLPVGLNLKNKKILIVGAGAATAQKIRALKKYQARITLLAPEIKFPTRYKKLKKTYAPADLAGYALVYACTNDRKLNKQIAVDARRRNILVNVCDAPQYSDFISPAIYKRGIMSAAVFSDGRNVRRSLAWREKIGKIFQKG